The following coding sequences lie in one Treponema socranskii subsp. buccale genomic window:
- the topA gene encoding type I DNA topoisomerase: MADAAKKRASKTKESTLVIVESPAKAHTIEKYLGPGYTVKASMGHLIDLPKSRLAIDVDHDFQPEYITVRGRAKLLKELQKDAKKSTAVLLASDNDREGEAIAWHLNKALKEKTSAPISRIVFNEITPIAIKEAVKHPDEIVESKVNAQKARRVLDRLVGYNLSPLLWSKVKNGLSAGRVQSVALRLICEREEEVENFLPEEYWTLDADFVKGKTTFTAQLVSYKGEKAELKNEAEVNKIIDLIKNSDCTVVSVKTTDKTVKPKAPFTTSKLQQAAANRLGYTSRKTMQIAQQLYEGVNVGESRVGLITYMRTDSVRISQTALDEVRSWLSKNYPDDLPEEPVKYEVGKAAQDAHEGIRPTYVSYTPDSIKEYLTRDQLRLYSIIWERFVSSQMNNAKTRTTSVEIASGDAVFRASASKIVDKGFYHVIKLLSSKEDKTGNLPSLKEGEKIACEKFYPEQHFTQGPARYTDASIVRTLEEKGIGRPSTYAPIISVLLDRYYVTRTNRQLVPTVLGRMICKILVESFPNVINEHFTAEVENDLDKVEQGALVWNGMIKDFYGPFKKRVDDVMETQESVKGFLDEKTDIMCEKCGKPMVKKLGRFGYFLACSGFPECRNTRSIPLAKCPMPGCDGEIVARKTKGRGKEFYGCTNYPKCNFISHFKPIDQYCPKCGWFLVEKYDKKNGTYKSCINPDCTFLHSADDAAAFEKESEGAPESRQ, encoded by the coding sequence ATGGCTGATGCAGCAAAAAAACGTGCTTCAAAAACAAAAGAATCGACGCTCGTGATTGTCGAATCTCCGGCAAAAGCGCATACGATCGAAAAATATCTCGGCCCGGGCTATACGGTAAAAGCGTCCATGGGACACTTGATCGATTTACCGAAATCGCGCCTCGCGATCGACGTCGATCACGATTTTCAGCCCGAATACATCACCGTGAGAGGCAGGGCAAAATTATTAAAAGAGCTGCAAAAGGATGCGAAAAAATCGACGGCCGTCCTGCTCGCAAGCGATAACGACCGCGAAGGAGAAGCGATCGCATGGCATTTGAATAAGGCGCTGAAAGAAAAGACGAGCGCTCCGATCAGCCGCATCGTATTCAACGAAATCACGCCGATTGCGATCAAAGAAGCGGTCAAGCATCCCGACGAAATCGTCGAAAGCAAAGTGAACGCGCAAAAAGCGCGGCGCGTGCTCGACCGCCTCGTCGGCTACAATTTAAGTCCGCTTTTGTGGAGTAAAGTGAAAAACGGTCTTTCGGCCGGCCGCGTGCAGTCGGTCGCGCTTCGTCTCATCTGCGAGCGCGAAGAAGAAGTGGAAAATTTTCTGCCCGAAGAATATTGGACGCTCGATGCGGATTTTGTAAAAGGCAAAACGACGTTTACCGCTCAGCTCGTTTCGTACAAGGGTGAAAAGGCTGAATTGAAAAACGAAGCCGAAGTCAATAAAATTATCGACTTGATAAAAAATTCCGACTGCACGGTCGTAAGCGTAAAGACGACCGACAAAACGGTAAAACCGAAAGCGCCGTTTACGACGTCGAAATTGCAGCAGGCGGCCGCAAACCGCCTCGGCTACACGTCGAGGAAAACCATGCAGATCGCGCAGCAGCTCTACGAAGGCGTCAACGTCGGTGAAAGCCGCGTAGGTCTCATCACGTATATGCGTACCGATTCCGTGCGCATTTCGCAAACCGCCCTCGACGAAGTGCGTTCGTGGCTTTCAAAAAATTATCCCGACGATCTTCCGGAAGAGCCTGTAAAGTATGAAGTCGGAAAAGCGGCTCAGGACGCGCACGAAGGCATCCGCCCGACCTACGTGTCGTATACGCCCGATTCGATAAAAGAATATTTGACGCGCGATCAGCTTCGCCTCTATTCGATCATTTGGGAGCGCTTCGTTTCGAGTCAGATGAACAACGCGAAGACGCGGACGACGAGCGTTGAAATCGCTTCGGGCGATGCGGTTTTCCGCGCATCCGCAAGCAAAATAGTCGACAAGGGGTTTTATCATGTCATCAAACTCCTTTCGTCGAAAGAGGATAAAACCGGAAATCTCCCGTCGCTGAAAGAAGGCGAAAAAATCGCGTGCGAAAAATTTTATCCCGAACAGCACTTTACTCAAGGGCCCGCGCGCTATACCGATGCGTCCATCGTTCGAACGCTCGAAGAAAAAGGGATAGGCAGACCTTCGACTTATGCGCCGATCATTTCGGTTTTGCTCGACCGCTATTATGTGACGCGGACGAACCGACAACTCGTGCCGACTGTCCTCGGCCGCATGATATGTAAGATCCTCGTCGAATCATTTCCGAACGTTATCAACGAACATTTTACCGCGGAAGTCGAAAACGATCTCGACAAAGTGGAGCAGGGCGCTCTCGTGTGGAACGGGATGATAAAAGATTTTTACGGCCCGTTCAAAAAACGCGTCGACGACGTGATGGAAACGCAGGAAAGCGTCAAAGGTTTTCTCGACGAAAAAACCGATATCATGTGCGAAAAATGCGGAAAGCCCATGGTCAAAAAACTCGGCCGCTTCGGATACTTTCTCGCCTGTTCGGGATTTCCCGAATGCCGCAACACGCGTTCGATCCCGCTTGCGAAGTGCCCGATGCCCGGCTGCGACGGAGAGATCGTCGCACGGAAAACGAAGGGAAGAGGCAAAGAATTTTACGGCTGTACGAATTACCCGAAGTGCAATTTTATTTCGCATTTCAAACCGATCGATCAGTATTGTCCGAAGTGCGGATGGTTCCTCGTCGAAAAATACGACAAAAAGAACGGCACGTATAAATCGTGCATCAATCCCGACTGCACCTTTTTGCATTCCGCCGACGATGCTGCGGCTTTTGAAAAAGAGTCGGAAGGTGCTCCCGAGTCTCGGCAATAG
- the dprA gene encoding DNA-processing protein DprA — MGVEKENYFLSLCLAGVSFLTLREKNILLKNLDSAAALALLSIDDIATLVGRTFRSAVWNGPSCVREAEKAERIIKAFGIETILNGDALYPALLAEAENAPFMLFCRGNASCLSGETVSVVGTRRMTREGKEAAFSFARDAARNGVTVVSGLAYGIDASAHAGAVDACFDAMEAGTEKNCGKTAAILPCGADMIVPSSHKRLAEKIIKTGGVLVSEYLPGVPAEAWRFVHRNRIIAALSPATVVVESPPGSGALITAQYALDYNRDVMIHEAAFSAPAKAVSRQAKCELEKKIERGEAAKGKTERTAEKYVADGAPVIKDYADYRRCRSEAPGVRSGEPSLF, encoded by the coding sequence ATGGGCGTTGAAAAGGAAAACTATTTTCTTTCTCTGTGTCTCGCGGGCGTATCGTTTTTGACGCTGCGCGAAAAAAATATTTTACTGAAGAACCTTGACAGCGCCGCCGCCCTTGCGCTACTGTCTATAGACGATATCGCAACGCTTGTCGGAAGAACTTTTCGATCCGCCGTGTGGAACGGCCCTTCGTGCGTGCGCGAAGCGGAAAAGGCCGAGCGGATTATTAAAGCGTTCGGCATCGAAACGATTTTAAACGGGGATGCCTTATATCCCGCGCTTCTTGCGGAAGCGGAAAATGCGCCTTTTATGTTGTTTTGCCGCGGAAACGCATCCTGTCTTTCAGGCGAAACGGTTTCCGTCGTCGGAACGCGGCGCATGACGAGAGAAGGAAAAGAAGCGGCTTTTTCGTTTGCACGCGATGCCGCCCGAAACGGAGTTACGGTCGTGTCGGGTCTCGCGTACGGAATCGACGCATCGGCTCACGCAGGAGCCGTCGATGCCTGTTTCGATGCGATGGAAGCGGGGACTGAAAAAAACTGCGGAAAGACCGCGGCGATCCTTCCGTGCGGAGCGGATATGATCGTTCCGTCTTCGCATAAAAGGCTTGCGGAAAAAATTATTAAAACGGGCGGGGTTCTCGTAAGCGAATATCTTCCGGGAGTCCCTGCCGAAGCGTGGAGATTCGTGCACAGAAACCGCATTATCGCGGCTCTGTCGCCTGCGACCGTCGTCGTCGAATCGCCCCCGGGAAGCGGCGCGCTCATTACGGCGCAGTACGCCCTCGATTATAACCGCGACGTGATGATTCACGAAGCGGCGTTTTCCGCTCCTGCAAAGGCGGTTTCGCGGCAAGCGAAGTGCGAGCTCGAAAAAAAGATCGAGAGGGGAGAAGCCGCAAAAGGAAAGACCGAGCGAACGGCGGAAAAATACGTCGCCGACGGCGCTCCGGTTATAAAAGATTATGCCGATTACCGCCGCTGCCGCTCGGAAGCCCCCGGTGTGCGAAGCGGCGAGCCCTCTCTTTTTTAA
- a CDS encoding tetratricopeptide repeat protein — MKKIRITASLLLLILIFVSCGSSNAAVKRLQQTEEGVSSPTTIDEYKEAIAKYEKRVADITLANEQIGIWYKILGSRYIDLKMWGEALSCYQKAIEYYPENQNLYYYVGVCAGYMAHSALDYDATGSTTKKYNYLKLAESAYLRAIAIESRYVRALYGLGVLYVFELDESEKAIPYLKTLLTIDTGHTDAKSVLANAYFRTGDFQASAAMYDSIIKTTKDKEKKALAEANKKIALDAAYGR, encoded by the coding sequence ATGAAAAAAATACGTATAACGGCAAGTTTATTATTATTAATTTTAATATTCGTTTCATGCGGATCGTCGAATGCAGCCGTCAAACGTCTGCAGCAGACGGAAGAAGGCGTTTCGTCCCCGACGACGATCGACGAATACAAAGAGGCGATTGCAAAATACGAAAAGCGCGTTGCGGATATAACGCTTGCGAACGAGCAAATCGGCATTTGGTATAAGATACTCGGCTCGCGCTATATCGATTTGAAAATGTGGGGCGAAGCGCTTTCGTGTTATCAAAAGGCGATAGAATATTATCCTGAAAATCAAAACCTCTATTACTATGTCGGCGTGTGCGCGGGTTATATGGCGCATTCGGCGCTCGATTACGATGCGACGGGCAGTACGACAAAAAAATATAATTATTTGAAATTGGCGGAGTCGGCATATCTCCGCGCGATCGCGATCGAAAGCCGCTATGTCCGCGCGCTTTACGGGCTCGGCGTGCTCTACGTGTTCGAACTCGACGAAAGCGAAAAAGCGATTCCCTATCTTAAAACGCTTTTAACTATCGACACGGGACACACCGATGCGAAATCCGTGCTTGCGAACGCGTATTTCCGCACCGGAGATTTTCAAGCGTCGGCGGCCATGTACGATTCCATTATTAAAACGACGAAAGATAAAGAAAAAAAGGCGCTCGCGGAAGCAAATAAAAAAATCGCTTTGGATGCGGCCTATGGGCGTTGA
- a CDS encoding tyrosine-type recombinase/integrase, whose product MAEKLTIPVILSRFYTDIVLVLRRSQKTAETYRLSAGEFLSWCVEKKIKLHDVASRELTYYLVWKKTKGDTELTIAKDISALRAFGSYLTRLGIWSENFALALDRPKAARPLPRVLSVTQIESFLSSIDTSEPLGLRDAALFELIYSCGLRASEAASLLMQNVHLNERIILVRGKGDKERIVPFGDAAKEKLSAYLSESRPLLVGKKTVAEVFVNYRGDPLSRKGLWKRFCGYEVKSGVHAKVHTLRHSFATHLLAGGADLRSVQELLGHADLSTTQIYTHVDDEQLRKNHEKYFPGHAVKDDVSAH is encoded by the coding sequence ATGGCTGAAAAGTTGACGATTCCGGTCATACTCTCCCGCTTTTACACGGACATCGTGCTTGTTTTGCGGCGCTCGCAGAAAACGGCGGAAACCTATCGGCTTTCTGCGGGCGAGTTTTTGTCGTGGTGCGTCGAAAAAAAAATAAAACTGCACGATGTCGCTTCCCGCGAACTCACGTATTATCTCGTGTGGAAAAAGACCAAAGGCGATACGGAGCTGACGATCGCAAAAGATATTTCAGCGCTGCGCGCTTTCGGATCTTATCTCACGAGGCTCGGTATATGGAGCGAGAATTTTGCCCTCGCGCTCGACCGTCCGAAAGCCGCCCGTCCGCTGCCGCGCGTCCTTTCCGTTACGCAGATCGAATCCTTCCTTTCGTCCATCGATACGTCGGAGCCCTTGGGACTTCGCGATGCGGCGCTTTTCGAACTCATCTATTCGTGCGGGCTTCGCGCGAGCGAAGCGGCTTCTCTTCTCATGCAAAACGTGCATTTGAACGAACGCATTATCCTCGTGCGAGGTAAGGGTGATAAAGAGCGCATCGTGCCCTTCGGAGATGCGGCGAAGGAAAAACTTTCCGCATACCTTTCCGAGTCTCGGCCGCTTCTTGTCGGGAAAAAAACGGTCGCCGAAGTTTTCGTCAATTACCGCGGCGATCCTCTTTCGCGAAAAGGTTTGTGGAAACGATTTTGCGGATACGAAGTGAAAAGCGGCGTTCACGCGAAAGTGCATACGCTGCGCCATTCGTTTGCGACGCACTTGCTTGCAGGAGGGGCCGATCTGCGTTCCGTTCAGGAATTGCTCGGTCACGCGGATCTTTCGACGACACAGATTTATACGCACGTCGATGACGAGCAGCTTCGAAAAAATCACGAAAAATATTTTCCGGGCCATGCGGTAAAAGACGACGTATCCGCGCACTAA
- the ftsZ gene encoding cell division protein FtsZ, with the protein MMDFSVINESGTALDAVSPAVIKVIGCGGGGSNAVNRMIDADIANVDFIVLNTDVQDLNRSKAETRIAIGRKVAKGLGAGGNPKVGEEAAEEDKEAIANLLEGTDMIFITAGMGGGTGTGSAPVVARIARSLGVLTVGVVTTPFEFEGPVRMRQAREGISRLHENVDSLIVIPNQQLLKVVDKNMPIRQAFLVADDVLRQGVEGISNIITKPGDVNRDFTDVKNTMLGQGEAILGVGHASGENRAVDAATKAIKNPLLEDTSIDGAKSVLINICSSGDISMLEVSEIMKVVRASIDPDANILWGQAIDPSLGENVSVTVIATGFHAGFERGAGDDASSAAPRDSSVVTSDEFSDILGGRGFERMRQKLSSAAETSLFDSVDSDAEKVPVAVGAPSVREQVNQKIGSLGKALSASVPRYSASGIKPPAGFTGSNDIAQPACWRASGRGELSRTIRLQD; encoded by the coding sequence ATGATGGATTTTTCGGTGATCAATGAAAGCGGCACTGCCCTCGATGCGGTGAGTCCCGCGGTTATTAAAGTCATCGGCTGCGGCGGCGGCGGATCGAATGCGGTAAACCGTATGATCGATGCGGATATCGCGAACGTCGACTTTATCGTGTTGAATACCGATGTGCAGGACTTGAACCGTTCGAAAGCCGAGACGCGGATCGCTATCGGACGGAAGGTTGCAAAGGGACTCGGCGCCGGAGGCAATCCGAAAGTCGGAGAAGAGGCCGCAGAAGAAGATAAAGAGGCGATCGCCAATCTGCTCGAAGGCACCGACATGATCTTTATCACGGCCGGTATGGGCGGCGGCACGGGTACGGGTTCGGCTCCCGTCGTCGCGCGCATCGCGCGCAGCCTCGGCGTGCTCACCGTCGGCGTCGTTACGACTCCCTTCGAATTCGAAGGGCCGGTACGCATGCGCCAAGCGCGAGAAGGCATCAGCCGTTTGCACGAAAACGTCGATTCGCTCATCGTCATTCCGAATCAGCAACTTTTAAAAGTCGTCGATAAAAATATGCCCATACGGCAAGCTTTCCTCGTTGCGGACGACGTTTTGCGTCAGGGTGTCGAAGGCATTTCGAATATCATCACAAAGCCGGGCGACGTGAACCGCGATTTCACCGACGTCAAAAACACCATGCTCGGACAGGGAGAAGCGATACTCGGCGTCGGTCATGCGAGCGGCGAAAACCGCGCCGTCGATGCTGCGACAAAGGCGATTAAAAATCCGCTGCTCGAAGATACGAGCATAGACGGAGCGAAAAGCGTTCTCATCAATATCTGTTCGAGCGGCGACATATCCATGCTCGAAGTGTCGGAAATCATGAAAGTCGTCAGAGCTTCGATCGATCCCGACGCGAATATTTTGTGGGGACAGGCCATCGATCCCTCACTCGGTGAAAACGTCAGCGTTACCGTCATTGCAACCGGATTCCATGCAGGCTTTGAAAGAGGAGCCGGCGATGACGCATCTTCTGCCGCTCCGCGCGATTCGTCCGTCGTTACGAGCGACGAATTTTCGGACATACTGGGCGGGCGCGGTTTCGAACGTATGCGGCAAAAGCTTTCATCCGCCGCGGAAACGAGTCTTTTCGATTCCGTCGACTCGGATGCCGAAAAAGTTCCCGTTGCGGTCGGCGCTCCTTCCGTCCGCGAACAGGTAAATCAAAAAATCGGCTCGCTCGGAAAAGCGCTTTCGGCTTCCGTCCCCCGCTATTCGGCGAGCGGCATAAAACCGCCTGCGGGATTTACCGGAAGCAACGACATCGCACAGCCGGCGTGCTGGCGGGCGAGCGGACGCGGAGAATTGTCGCGGACGATCAGACTGCAGGATTAG
- the ftsA gene encoding cell division protein FtsA, translating into MIVGLDIGTNHIRVAIGELNDSGGIEIAGTASRKSAGLRNGVIVNIEDAAAAIKEAVESAEQTAGAEVTKCAIGIGGTQIEGLNQRGITPVTEPGRPPREVTRGDIERAIDNARAVFIPQDRELLHVVAQTFTVDGLKNIKDPTNMMCARLEADVHVITASKTTIQNIKRCVSRAGYESSGIMLKTLAATQAVVHDDEMDLGSILIDMGAGTTDVLVLLGGAPVCTVSIPVGGNLVTNDIAIVKGIPVSAAEKIKIESGCCFIDNIEIDREVIIPGVGGRDPELTTQTELCGIIQPRVEEIFSMVRSAVISNSNIRRLSGNIILTGGGAQMEGVVECAQAVFGTSAVRIGTPEKLGGAEAEYRRPEFATVIGLVIANKNAVQEKNSRKNKKLFSSEESGKKENLLTRLKKSFF; encoded by the coding sequence ATGATTGTCGGTCTTGATATCGGTACGAACCATATACGCGTCGCGATCGGAGAACTGAACGATTCGGGCGGTATTGAAATCGCAGGAACGGCTTCGAGAAAGTCGGCGGGGCTCCGAAACGGAGTCATCGTCAATATCGAAGACGCCGCCGCCGCGATAAAAGAAGCGGTCGAAAGCGCCGAACAAACGGCCGGTGCCGAAGTGACCAAGTGCGCGATCGGCATCGGCGGCACGCAGATCGAAGGTTTGAATCAGCGAGGCATAACGCCCGTGACCGAACCGGGGCGGCCTCCGAGGGAAGTGACGAGGGGCGACATAGAGCGGGCGATCGACAATGCGCGCGCGGTTTTTATTCCGCAAGACAGAGAATTGCTGCACGTCGTCGCGCAGACGTTTACCGTCGACGGTTTGAAAAATATTAAAGATCCGACGAATATGATGTGCGCCCGCCTCGAAGCGGACGTGCACGTGATCACCGCGTCGAAAACGACGATACAAAACATCAAGCGCTGCGTGAGCCGCGCGGGCTACGAATCGTCGGGCATTATGCTGAAAACGCTTGCAGCGACGCAGGCTGTCGTTCACGACGACGAAATGGATCTCGGTTCCATCCTCATCGATATGGGCGCGGGAACGACCGACGTGCTCGTGCTTTTGGGAGGGGCGCCCGTATGCACGGTATCCATTCCCGTCGGCGGCAACCTCGTTACAAACGATATTGCGATCGTAAAGGGCATACCGGTATCGGCTGCGGAAAAGATCAAAATCGAATCGGGATGCTGCTTTATCGACAATATCGAAATCGACCGTGAAGTGATAATTCCGGGCGTCGGCGGAAGGGATCCCGAGCTTACGACGCAGACGGAATTGTGCGGCATTATTCAGCCGCGCGTCGAAGAGATATTTTCGATGGTGCGGAGCGCCGTCATCAGTAATTCGAATATCCGCCGCCTTTCCGGCAATATCATCCTGACCGGAGGAGGCGCGCAGATGGAAGGCGTGGTCGAATGCGCGCAGGCGGTTTTCGGAACGAGCGCGGTGCGGATCGGTACGCCTGAAAAACTCGGAGGCGCGGAAGCCGAATACCGTCGCCCCGAATTCGCTACGGTGATAGGGCTTGTGATTGCGAATAAAAACGCTGTTCAGGAAAAGAACAGCCGTAAAAATAAAAAACTTTTTTCGTCGGAAGAGAGCGGGAAAAAAGAAAATCTGTTGACAAGGTTGAAAAAATCATTTTTCTGA
- a CDS encoding cell division protein FtsQ/DivIB, giving the protein MSDVSMAGFAAGKTETKSDVKTKIVVTLFFVFCVIFLIEIAVYKFALPSMHAPKIVIGGERSLSDEQVRSLLQPMQGANWFSFNAEEAVSILSSVPAIDSVTVSKRFPDKIFVRIAERESVAMTFVSSAGRSIPVCIDKNGVLFDDAAVDRKSGAVPIISGLPIEHLSEGMRIPAKYRTLIEQISEIQNRDRRYFAALAEICVVPKEYGNYELALIPAHTRMRVLTDRALNEDALQYMMVVLDVVNSIEPDVSEIDLRYGSVSYRTR; this is encoded by the coding sequence ATGAGTGATGTGAGCATGGCGGGCTTTGCCGCCGGAAAAACCGAAACGAAAAGCGATGTAAAGACGAAAATCGTCGTCACACTCTTTTTTGTTTTTTGCGTAATTTTTTTGATCGAAATCGCAGTCTATAAATTCGCCCTTCCGAGTATGCACGCTCCGAAGATCGTCATCGGCGGAGAACGCTCGCTTTCCGACGAACAAGTGCGTTCTCTCTTGCAGCCGATGCAGGGGGCGAACTGGTTTTCATTCAACGCCGAAGAAGCCGTTTCGATTTTATCGTCGGTGCCGGCGATCGATTCGGTTACCGTATCGAAGCGCTTTCCCGACAAAATATTCGTGCGCATCGCCGAACGCGAAAGCGTCGCGATGACTTTCGTTTCATCTGCGGGAAGGAGCATTCCCGTGTGCATCGACAAAAACGGCGTGCTCTTCGACGATGCGGCGGTCGACAGAAAAAGCGGCGCCGTTCCGATCATCTCAGGTTTGCCGATAGAGCACCTTTCGGAAGGCATGCGGATCCCTGCAAAGTACCGTACGCTCATCGAACAGATTTCGGAAATTCAAAACCGCGACAGACGTTATTTCGCCGCTCTCGCGGAGATCTGCGTCGTTCCGAAAGAATACGGAAACTACGAACTCGCGCTTATCCCTGCGCACACGAGGATGCGCGTGCTGACCGACCGCGCATTGAACGAAGACGCGTTACAGTATATGATGGTTGTGCTTGACGTCGTCAATTCGATCGAGCCTGACGTATCGGAAATCGATCTGCGTTACGGCTCCGTTTCTTACCGGACGCGCTGA
- a CDS encoding FtsW/RodA/SpoVE family cell cycle protein → MRDYLFLADRPVSSYRKSDSAFIACVILLCGLGIFALFVCSQNYAERMFGNPFYFVKRQLVSIAASLAGFFLFASMRIKIIKKILPVFVLTVIVLCLLTFVPGIAVERNGAHRWIRMPFAFTLQPSEFAKFALILFLANFFDKQARIENPDEKSVLPAVIGLTFISLLVFFQRDFSTSVFIFCIGLVMFFASGAKLTWLPPALLLIVPALVFMILQEPYRIERIIGFLRPEEHVRTYNYQSIAAKRAISSGGFWGSGIGSGLVWINSIPEVQADYIFAGWAEAMGFFGVLLYFAMLAAFAWRGLRSSFVCKNRFAAYASFGCVAAVTLQSLMNCAVVCGALPATGIPLPFFSLGGSSIIVTFCMCGFIVNASRCTAEEDENEFEDVVYEGQDE, encoded by the coding sequence ATGCGTGATTATCTTTTCCTCGCCGACAGACCCGTTTCGTCGTACCGAAAAAGCGATTCCGCCTTTATCGCGTGCGTCATCCTTTTGTGCGGACTCGGTATCTTTGCGCTTTTCGTATGCTCGCAAAATTACGCCGAGCGTATGTTCGGCAATCCGTTTTATTTTGTAAAGCGGCAGCTCGTGAGCATCGCCGCTTCTCTTGCGGGATTTTTTTTGTTTGCGAGTATGCGCATAAAAATTATTAAAAAGATTTTGCCCGTTTTCGTACTTACCGTGATCGTGCTCTGTCTTTTGACTTTCGTTCCTGGCATCGCCGTTGAAAGGAACGGCGCTCATCGATGGATACGCATGCCCTTTGCGTTTACGCTGCAGCCGTCCGAATTCGCAAAATTTGCACTCATCCTCTTTCTCGCGAATTTTTTCGACAAGCAGGCGCGCATCGAAAATCCCGACGAAAAATCGGTGCTGCCGGCCGTCATCGGTTTGACTTTCATTTCTCTCCTCGTGTTTTTTCAGCGCGATTTTTCCACGAGCGTTTTTATTTTTTGCATCGGGCTCGTGATGTTTTTTGCGTCGGGTGCAAAGCTTACGTGGCTTCCGCCTGCGCTCCTTCTTATCGTTCCGGCTCTCGTCTTTATGATTTTGCAGGAGCCGTATCGGATCGAACGCATTATCGGATTTTTGCGGCCGGAAGAACACGTGCGCACGTACAATTACCAAAGCATTGCGGCAAAGCGAGCGATCAGTTCCGGCGGTTTTTGGGGCAGCGGCATCGGGAGCGGTCTCGTGTGGATAAACAGCATTCCCGAAGTGCAGGCGGACTACATATTCGCCGGCTGGGCGGAAGCGATGGGATTTTTCGGCGTGCTTTTGTACTTTGCCATGCTCGCAGCTTTCGCATGGCGCGGATTGAGGTCGTCGTTCGTCTGTAAAAACCGTTTCGCCGCCTACGCGTCGTTCGGCTGCGTTGCCGCAGTAACGCTGCAGTCGCTGATGAACTGCGCCGTCGTCTGCGGGGCGCTTCCGGCTACCGGCATACCGCTGCCGTTTTTTTCGCTCGGCGGTTCGTCGATAATCGTAACGTTTTGTATGTGCGGCTTTATCGTCAATGCGTCGCGTTGTACGGCGGAAGAAGACGAAAACGAATTTGAAGATGTCGTCTATGAGGGACAGGATGAGTGA